The genomic stretch TATCGCCTGGCCGAGTTTGTAGAGCGGCACTTTGAGGGCTTTGCAGGCCCGGGAAAGGGGGAAATCGCGCATCGCGGCGAACTTCTCCGGAGTGATCGGAGTGTAGCCATATCTGGGCGCGAGGCCGTTGACAAGTTTGTAGAGCTGGTCGATGGAATTGGCGATGGTGCCGTCGAAATCGAACAGCATCCAGTTTTTCACGCCCTTCCTTCCTTTTGGGCCAGCACCTGTTTGTAGGCACTGTTGCGGTTGAGTCCGAAGCGGGCTGAAACTTCCTCCGCTATGGCTTTGGAATTCTTGTTCCCGGCAAGCGAATCCCGGATGAAAGCGGCGATCTCGGTTTCGGAGGGCTGGGCTGCAGGTCCGGCGCCATCCAATATCACCACAAACTCGCCCTTTTCCGTCACTTCATAGTCCGCCAGGATGCTTTCCAGATCGCCGCGGATGAACTCCTCATGGAGTTTGCTGATCTCGCGGGCCAGGCAGATCCTGCGGTTGCCGCAATGCTGATGTATGTCGGCCAGCGTTTTCCTGATGCGGTGCGGCGCTTCATAGAGGACGGTGGTGAAGGGATTGTCCCTGATCCTGTCCAGCAGAGCTTTGCGGTCTTTGAGTTTGAGGGGCAGGAAGCCCAGAAAGAGAAAACCCCGCGTATCCAGGCCGGAAGCTGTGAGGGCGGGGACCAAAGCGGTGGCGCCTGGCAAAGGGACTACGCGCACCTGGCGCTCTATCGCGTTTTGGATCAACAGCATGGCCGGATCGGAGATCCCCGGGCTGCCGGCATCGGTTACGACGGCTATGTCGTTTCCTTCCTCCAGCAAAGCGAAGATCTCCTTCAGGCGCTGTAGTTCATTGTATTTATGCAGGCTGAGCAGCCTGGGGGGCTGGATCTCATACTGGGAGAGCAAAAACCGGGTCTTGCGGGTATCCTCGGCGGCGATCAGGTTCACGCTTTTCAAGATCTCCAGGGCGCGCAAGGTGATGTCGCCCAGATTTCCGATCGGTACTGGCACCAGGTGGATACAACCCGCGGGCAATTTAGCTCCCTAAATGAGTTTCAGCTCTTTGCCGACTTTCTTGAACGCGGCTATCGCCTTGTCCAGGTCCTCGCGGCTGTGGGCGGCGGAAAGCTGGACCCGGATGCGGGCTTTGCCTTTGGGGACCACGGGATAGACGAATCCGATCACGTATATCCCTTCTTCCAGGAGCATATCCGCCATCTTCATCGCCAGCGGCTCGTTGTAGAGCATCACGGGCACGATGGCTGTGTTGCCGGCAACGATGTCGAAACCGGCCTTGATCATCTCCTGGCGGAAGTAAGCGGCATTGTCCCAAACTTTTTCGCGCAGTTCGGAGGAACCGGTCAGCAAGTCGATCACCTTGATGCTGGCTCCGACCACTGCCGGAGCGACGGTGTTGGAAAAGAGATAGGGACGGCTGCGCTGGCGCAGGAGCTCGATGATCTCCTTCCTGCCTGAGGTGAAGCCGCCATTGGCGCCACCCATGGCCTTGCCGAGCGTGCTGGTGACAATATCCACGCGATCCTGCACTCCAAACTGATCGGGAGTTCCGCGCCCGTTGGGGCCAATGTATCCCGTGGCGTGGGAATCGTCGACCATGACCAGGGCGTCGTACTTTTCCGCCAGGTCGCAGATCTCGGGCAGTTTGGCCATGTCGCCGTCCATGGAAAAGACGCCGTCGGTGCAGATCAGGCGGTATTTCAGATTCTGGGAATCGATCAGGGCTTTTTCCAGCTCTTCCATGTTGGAATGCTTGTAACGGAAGCGCTGGGCCTTGCAAAGCCTCACTCCGTCAATGATCGAGGCGTGGTTGAGCTCATCGGAGATGATGGCGCTTTCGTCATCCAGCAGGGGCTCGAAAACGCCGCCGTTGGCGTCAAAACAGGCCGCGTAGAGGATCGTATCCTCTGTCCCCAGAAACTCGGAGATCTTTTTCTCCAAATCCTTATGGATCTGCTGGGTGCCGCAAATGAAGCGGACCGAGGCCAAACCGTAGCCCCAATCGTTCATGATGTCCTGGGCGGCTTTCACGACCTCGGGATGGTTGCCCAGGCCAAGGTAGTTGTTGGCGCAGAAGTTCATGACTTTCTTTCCCGTGCTCACGCCTATGTTGGCGCCCTGAGGCG from Candidatus Syntrophosphaera sp. encodes the following:
- the rsmI gene encoding 16S rRNA (cytidine(1402)-2'-O)-methyltransferase, whose protein sequence is MPAGCIHLVPVPIGNLGDITLRALEILKSVNLIAAEDTRKTRFLLSQYEIQPPRLLSLHKYNELQRLKEIFALLEEGNDIAVVTDAGSPGISDPAMLLIQNAIERQVRVVPLPGATALVPALTASGLDTRGFLFLGFLPLKLKDRKALLDRIRDNPFTTVLYEAPHRIRKTLADIHQHCGNRRICLAREISKLHEEFIRGDLESILADYEVTEKGEFVVILDGAGPAAQPSETEIAAFIRDSLAGNKNSKAIAEEVSARFGLNRNSAYKQVLAQKEGRA
- a CDS encoding glycine C-acetyltransferase, with protein sequence MFGKMKTDMQNLFEELKKQGLYKKERIITTPQGANIGVSTGKKVMNFCANNYLGLGNHPEVVKAAQDIMNDWGYGLASVRFICGTQQIHKDLEKKISEFLGTEDTILYAACFDANGGVFEPLLDDESAIISDELNHASIIDGVRLCKAQRFRYKHSNMEELEKALIDSQNLKYRLICTDGVFSMDGDMAKLPEICDLAEKYDALVMVDDSHATGYIGPNGRGTPDQFGVQDRVDIVTSTLGKAMGGANGGFTSGRKEIIELLRQRSRPYLFSNTVAPAVVGASIKVIDLLTGSSELREKVWDNAAYFRQEMIKAGFDIVAGNTAIVPVMLYNEPLAMKMADMLLEEGIYVIGFVYPVVPKGKARIRVQLSAAHSREDLDKAIAAFKKVGKELKLI